In Drosophila nasuta strain 15112-1781.00 chromosome 2R, ASM2355853v1, whole genome shotgun sequence, a single genomic region encodes these proteins:
- the LOC132784288 gene encoding uncharacterized protein LOC132784288: MFLQLFEELQRLVSQLKRQLASLLWLSLPRHFYGFRPLDGTRGAISRASHQRCGRVPRRQLVMDYIFECFFNDTFEHITRNGLQDRQSRRDILDHLSAIIKGCSEGQNVHTEEVASLAVVAAMRYHQLAKDGNGKVCLMGKYHNILYIALRTCWDWGVRDSEVVVQLLVAIYQCEKTFERIFLGALFGPHAPHFIAGWRSDFRDQHENVRAMVYFLKHATREQLMLPVWIPRFEQERQLRFIDVPIESCGCSSPLRIALQANAPELLLILLRYGAAPQPPDGGTSVIIALLDKLIENGRNYSYELVLCLKILLRNVAMIEMPFKPIVYASRREMFFERYGRLLMDKIIGKEQVYGVPTLRHLCRCRIRDILREHNQLPNGIDTLRLPKRLQRYIDLTEELEGPELQHQQEQQHHQQQQPQSLEKPMQRLTNAMQRLETISGGGSESESEDESENHVQLLEAVTDAEKAAVAAFVETGNGAITDEAKQAAIAAYMLANETSNDDYNPQEHSNPFELS, encoded by the exons atgtttttgcaGCTGTTCGAGGAATTGCAGCGGCTGGTAAGTCAATTAAAACGGCAATTGGCTTCACTGCTGTGGCTGTCATTGCCACGACACTTTTACGGCTTCCGGCCATTGGACGGCACACGCGGCGCCATCAGCCGTGCCAGCCATCAGCGCTGTGGTCGCGTACCGCGTCGCCAATTGGTCATGGACTACATATTCGAGTGCTTCTTCAATGACACCTTCGAGCACATCACGCGCAACGGGCTGCAGGATCGGCAATCGCGTCGCGACATTCTCGATCACCTCAGCGCCATCATCAAGGGCTGCAGCGAGGGGCAGAATGTGCACACCGAGGAGGTAGCCAGCTTGGCTGTGGTCGCCGCTATGCGATATCATCAGCTGGCCAAGGATGGCAATGGAAAG GTCTGCCTCATGGGGAAGTATCacaacattttgtatattgctTTGCGCACCTGTTGGGATTGGGGCGTGCGCGACTCTGAGGTGGTCGTTCAACTGTTGG TTGCCATTTACCAGTGCGAAAAGACGTTCGAGCGCATCTTTCTGGGCGCACTGTTTGGTCCACATGCGCCGCACTTTATAGCTGGCTGGCGCAGCGATTTTCGGGATCAG CACGAGAATGTGCGGGCCATGGTCTACTTTCTGAAGCATGCAACACGCGAACAACTCATGTTGCCCGTGTGGATACCACGCTTCGAGCAGGAACGCCAACTAAG ATTCATTGATGTGCCAATCGAGTCCTGCGGCTGCTCGTCACCGTTACGCATTGCACTGCAAGCGAATGCGCCAGAATTGCTGCTAATATTGCTCAG ATATGGTGCCGCACCACAACCGCCCGATGGAGGTACCTCCGTGATTATTGCACTGCTCGACAAACTCATCGAGAATGGACGCAATTATAGCTATGAACTGGTGCTTTGCCTCAAGATACTGCTGCGAAATGTGGCCATGATTGAGATGCCATTCAAG CCAATTGTGTATGCATCACGACGTGAAATGTTTTTCGAGCGATACGGACGTCTCTTAATGGACAAAATTATTGGCAAGGAACAGGTCTATGGCGTGCCCACCTTGCGTCATTTGTGCCG CTGTCGCATTCGTGACATACTGCGAGAGCATAATCAGCTACCGAATGGGATCGATACACTTAGATTGCCCAAACGCCTGCAGCGCTATATTGACCTCACTGAAGAGCTTGAAGGACCCGAATTGCAGCatcagcaagagcagcagcatcatcagcagcagcagccgcagtcaTTAGAGAAACCCATGCAGAGGCTGACAAATGCGATGCAGAGACTCGAGACGATAAGCGGCGGTGggagcgagagtgagagcgaggaTGAGAGCGAGAATCATGTGCAGTTGCTGGAGGCGGTCACAGATGCTGAAAAGGCAGCTGTCGCAGCCTTTGTGGAAACCGGCAATGGCGCCATAACCGATGAAGCCAAACAGGCAGCTATTGCTGCGTATATGCTGGCCAATGAAACGTCGAACGATGACTACAATCCGCAGGAACATTCGAACCCCTTTGAACTTAGTTAG